Within the Corallococcus exiguus genome, the region TGCGGGGGCGCGGTGTATTGCGCGAGGACGGGACGGAGGGGTCCGGAGCCGTGCTGTGCTGGCGCCTCACCGGGGATTCCGGTGGGAACCAGCAGGGCTGCGAACACGAGCGCGTTCATAAAGGGATGCTCCCCAGGTAGGGGCGAAGCCAGCCCCCGGCCACGGTTCGCGCCCCCCGGCGCTCCAGTGGACAACACAGCAGGGCGAGGAAGTGCTCAGCAGTCGATGGACAGACCTCGGGCCATGAGCGGGAGGTCTGGGTTTGCCCTTACGGACGCAAGGGCAGGCAAGGTGGAGGGGCTCGTGGAGACATGGCGCATCCTGACGCTGGCTGGGGCAAGTGAAGAGCCAACGTGCGTCACGAGCGCCGAGCGGGCGTCTGTCTTCAAGGGAGGGCGGGCGTTCAACACGCCACGGGTGGAGCCCCGCTACTCGTAGAACTTGCCCGCGAACAGGATGCTCGCGCACCGGTGCCAGGGATTGGCGGAGCGGTCCTGGTCCTGGGAAGCCTCGCCCCAGGAGGCGCCTCGTTCGAGGAACGCCCCGATGGTGCCGTTCTCCCATCCGAGGGGGCTCGGTGCGTGCGGAGCAGGAGGCCGACGGGCAGCTTCCGCGCGGTCCTCCTCGAAGTCCTCGCTCAGCGCCTGGACGAAGCGCAGGAAGGACGCCTCGTCCGTGACCTCTTCCAGGAGTTGGTGCAGGTCATGGGCCATGGCGCACTCCGGTTCCAGCATCCGGGTCAGGCGCCTGGATGAACGGCAAGGGCACGGAGCCATCCGGTGGATCGAAGGACCGACCGACCTCCGAAGTGGGAACCAGGATGCCGGGCCCAGCATCCGTGGGCACCATCGATTCATCCGGCTCGCCATCCCGAAGGCGGCGGAGGATCCGGCCATCGCTCCCGACCGCGTACTGCGCGCCCGAGTGCAGCGCGGGAACAGTCAGTCCACAGGCCCGGGGATCCTCATCGATCCGGACGAAGAGGATGCCTTGCCGCTGCATGACCCTGTACCGGTGTGACTCGCGCCGGTCGACGCAGGGTGTGTTGGCATCTTGTGGGCCCAGGAAATCGGCGGCGGCGACGTCGAGCGCATGCAGGACGGTGCCGCTCAGTTCGACCGCGCCGCCCTCCGCGCTTGCTTCCACGGCGGGCTGCTCGAAGAACCGGGGGAACTCGATGGACGCGTCATTCGTCCACGCATCACGCGTGGGCGTGGGCCGCAGGCAGCCCGCCAGGAGCAACGCTGCCGGAAACACGCACCACGACACATTCACGCCGCGCATCCTCATTGCGGCAACATGCCCAGCCGCTGCTTCGCGGACTTGTTCTGCGGATCGAACCGGAGCGCTTCTTCAAGCCGCTCGCGGCCCTTCGCCGGGTTGCCCTGCACCACGTAGAGGTCCGCCAGCCGCACCAGCACGTCCGCGTTGTAGGGCTGCAGGTCCAGTGCCTGTTCGAACTCACGCGTCGCCGTGGTCACGTCCCTGCGGCGCATGGCCAGCTGTCCCAGCATCACGTGCGGCTGCACCAGGCCGCGCGTCTCCGGCTCCGTCGCCAGCGCCTGCAACGCCGGCATTCCCCTCGCGTCTCCGAACGCCGCCAGCGTCAACGCCGCGCCCTGCCGCACCCACAGCGAGCCGTCCTTGAGCAGCGACGCCAGGTCGTCCGTCGCCTCGCGCGCGTTCGCCGCGCCCAACCCGTCGATGATGTCCGAGCGCAACGTGCTGTCCGTCGTGCTCTTCAATGCCGCCCGCAGCGCCGGCACCGCGTCGTGCTTGAACCGGCGCGCCAGGAACTTCGCCGCCGCGCCCCTCAGCGTGCCCGCCTCCGCCGTGTCCGCCAGCACCGCCTCCAGCGCCCCACGGCTCTGCGCCGCCGTCTTCTCGTCGAACGCGTCCGCCAGCCGCAGCCGACGCGCCTGCCGCGCCTCCGCCTTCGGCCACCACTTCACCAGCGCGTCCTGCATCGCGTCCGGCGTCTTCTTCTCATGACAGGTGTTGCACGCGTTGGGGATGTCATGGCGCGCCGTGTTCTGGGGCGCCGGCACGTCCAGCGCGTGGTCCGCGAAGTGGTCCAACACGCCCGACACCACCGGCGGCATGTGACACGCCAGGCAGTCCTGCGCCGCCGCGGCCTTGTGGTGCGTGTGCTGCTCTCCCTGCGCCACCACCTCCTGATGACAGCCCTGGCACGTGGACGCGTTCACCGACGTGCGCGCCGCCACCGGCTTCTGCTTGCGCACCTCGTTGGGCGCGTTCGCGTCGTGCGGCGCTGTGTGGCACGTCAGGCAGGTGGCCCCGCCCTTCAGGTGGCACTGGGACTGGATGAGCGCTTGGTACTCGAAGCTGGAGGTGCTGGGCCGCCCGTCCGCGAAGAAGTCCCCGGAGCGGTCGTTGCCCACCAGCAACACCATGGGCTGATAGCTCGCGTCGTAGCGCTGGCCGGGCAGGAAGTGGTGCTTCGCGTCCAGCATGGGGAACAGCGTGCGGCGCGGCCCGTGGCACTGCGCGCACACCGCGAAGCCCTCCTCCTTCGACAGCTTCGCCGGCTGGATGATGTCCTCCGGCGCCTGCGACTCCGCGTGCTGCCCGCCGGGCCCGTGGCAGGACTCGCACGCGACGCCCGCGTCCGCGAACTTCGTCTCCCACTGGTGGCTCGCCCGGTCATAGCGCGCGTCCAGTCCCGTCACGTGGCAGTCCAGGCACGCGTGTTGCGCGCTGCGGCGGAAGTTCGTCCAGAAGAACGGGTGGTCCGGCGACAGCGCCCCCTGCTTCTTCTCCGAGTAGTCCACCCACTCGGCCTTGCCCGTGACGTGGAAGTACACCGGCATCACCTGCCAGCGGCCGTCCGGCAACAGCGTGATGGGGTCCTGCATCCGCTTGCCGCCCACCACCCACTGCACCGGCCACTCGCCCAGGTTCCCGTCCGCGCCCTTGGTGCGCATCAGGTACTGGCTTCCGTCGCGGCGCATCCAGGCCTCGCTGGACTCGCCCTTGAAGTGCGTGCTCGCCGTGAATGTGCCCACCACGTACGGCTTCGTCGCCGGAGACAGCGCCCGCGCGTGCCAGTCGTGCTTCCAGCCCGTGTGCTGCTCCTCGTGGCAGTCCGCGCACACCTGCGAGCCCACGAAGTGATTCGGCTTCGCGGGCGGCGCCTCCACCGTCTTCACCGGCACGGGCGCGGCCACACTGCCCGCGTCCAGCGGCGCCACGGGAGCCTGCGTCACCGGTGGGGACACGGCGGGCGTGGGCGTGGACGAAGAGCGCAGGAAGAAGAACAGGCCCGCCGCGAGAACCACCACCGCGAGAGCGACAAGGACAGGGCGAGAGGAGCGCATCTGGAAGGTGCCGCCCATGCTCCTCCCAAGCGCCAGGGGGCACAAGCGGCGCTCCGCGCAAGCCCTTCTCCTCCAGTGGACAACGACCTCCCAGGGAGGGCTGCGGTCCTGGCGAGCCCTGGATTAGGGTCCCCTCCTTGAGCGAAGGGAGGCCGTGCCCATGCCCATGCGGTCCGTGAATGGAACCCGGCTGTACTACGAGGACACTGGCGGTTCAGGAGACGTGGTGCTCTTCAGCCACGGGCTCCTCTGGAGCACCCGGCTGTTCGACCCGCAGGTGGAGGCCCTGCGCGGCCGCTTCCGCTGCATCTCGTATGACCACCGGGGTCAGGGCCAGAGCGACGTGCCCCCGGAGAAGGTCATCGACATGGAGACGGTGTACGCGGACGCGGTGGCGCTCATCGAGTCGCTGGGCGTCGCCCCCGTCCACTTCGTGGGCCTGTCCATGGGCGGCTTCGTGGGGATGAGGCTCGCGGCGCGACGGCCGGACCTGGTGCGCTCGCTGGTGCTCCTGGAGACGTCCACCGACCCCGAGCCCACCCTCAACGTGCCGCGCTACACCGCGCTCAACCTGGTCGCGCGCTACGTGGGCCTGGGCCCCGTCACCGCGCCGGTGATGCGCATCATGTTCGGCACGTCGTTCCTCACCGACCCAGGCCGGGCGGAGGAGCGGGAGTTGTGGCGCACGCGCCTCAAGAACAACCGCCGCGACATCTACCGCGCCGTCAACGGCGTCATCCAGCGCAAGGGCGTCCCGGAGGAGTTGCCGCGCATCCGCACGCCCACGCTCGTCATCGTGGGGGAAGAGGACCGCGCGACGGTGCCCGCGAAGGCGGAGCGCATCCACTCCCTCATCCCGGGCTCGAAGCTGGTGCGCCTGTCGCGCGGAGGCCACTCCTCCACCGTGGAGGAGCCGGCGCTCGTCAACGCGGAGCTCGCCCCCTTCCTCACGCAGCACGCGTCCAACCAGACCGCGCACGCGGGCTGACGCGCCGTTAACCAGCACTCCAGGAGGGTTTCCCCATGCCAGTCGCGAAATGGAACGGCACCGTGCTCGCGAAGAGCGACACCTACGAGACGGTGGAGGGCAACATCTACTTCCCGCCCGACAGCCTGGTGCGCGAGCACTTCAAGCCCAGCGCCACGCACACCACCTGCCCCTGGAAGGGCGAGGCGAGCTACTACTCGGTGGAGGTGGACGGGAAGACGAACGCCGACGCGGCCTGGTACTACCCGGAGCCCAAGCCGGCCGCGTCCAACATCCAGGGCTACGTGGCCTTCTGGAAGGGCGTGACGGTGGAGCGCTGACTCAGAGGCCGGTGAGGTACTTGCCCCAGCGCAGGCTGTTGCGCATCTGGGTGACGATGAAGGCGGGCACCCACTGGAGCAGGTTCGCCTCCGGCTGCACGGAGTAGCCGTTCCACAGCTCGTCATCGATGCGGTTGGGGTCCATGACCGTGGGGGCGGGC harbors:
- a CDS encoding DUF7660 family protein, whose amino-acid sequence is MAHDLHQLLEEVTDEASFLRFVQALSEDFEEDRAEAARRPPAPHAPSPLGWENGTIGAFLERGASWGEASQDQDRSANPWHRCASILFAGKFYE
- a CDS encoding HEAT repeat domain-containing protein, encoding MGGTFQMRSSRPVLVALAVVVLAAGLFFFLRSSSTPTPAVSPPVTQAPVAPLDAGSVAAPVPVKTVEAPPAKPNHFVGSQVCADCHEEQHTGWKHDWHARALSPATKPYVVGTFTASTHFKGESSEAWMRRDGSQYLMRTKGADGNLGEWPVQWVVGGKRMQDPITLLPDGRWQVMPVYFHVTGKAEWVDYSEKKQGALSPDHPFFWTNFRRSAQHACLDCHVTGLDARYDRASHQWETKFADAGVACESCHGPGGQHAESQAPEDIIQPAKLSKEEGFAVCAQCHGPRRTLFPMLDAKHHFLPGQRYDASYQPMVLLVGNDRSGDFFADGRPSTSSFEYQALIQSQCHLKGGATCLTCHTAPHDANAPNEVRKQKPVAARTSVNASTCQGCHQEVVAQGEQHTHHKAAAAQDCLACHMPPVVSGVLDHFADHALDVPAPQNTARHDIPNACNTCHEKKTPDAMQDALVKWWPKAEARQARRLRLADAFDEKTAAQSRGALEAVLADTAEAGTLRGAAAKFLARRFKHDAVPALRAALKSTTDSTLRSDIIDGLGAANAREATDDLASLLKDGSLWVRQGAALTLAAFGDARGMPALQALATEPETRGLVQPHVMLGQLAMRRRDVTTATREFEQALDLQPYNADVLVRLADLYVVQGNPAKGRERLEEALRFDPQNKSAKQRLGMLPQ
- a CDS encoding alpha/beta fold hydrolase; its protein translation is MPMRSVNGTRLYYEDTGGSGDVVLFSHGLLWSTRLFDPQVEALRGRFRCISYDHRGQGQSDVPPEKVIDMETVYADAVALIESLGVAPVHFVGLSMGGFVGMRLAARRPDLVRSLVLLETSTDPEPTLNVPRYTALNLVARYVGLGPVTAPVMRIMFGTSFLTDPGRAEERELWRTRLKNNRRDIYRAVNGVIQRKGVPEELPRIRTPTLVIVGEEDRATVPAKAERIHSLIPGSKLVRLSRGGHSSTVEEPALVNAELAPFLTQHASNQTAHAG
- a CDS encoding DUF427 domain-containing protein; protein product: MPVAKWNGTVLAKSDTYETVEGNIYFPPDSLVREHFKPSATHTTCPWKGEASYYSVEVDGKTNADAAWYYPEPKPAASNIQGYVAFWKGVTVER